The following coding sequences are from one Schizosaccharomyces osmophilus chromosome 1, complete sequence window:
- the nth1 gene encoding DNA endonuclease III: MEENVPENWETVYNEIKEMKQKVLAPVDEQGSHTLGDKRTPEVFRFQTLVALMLSSQTKDTVLGPTMKSLKENLPKGLCLEDIREIDEDSLNKLIEKVGFHNRKTIYLKQMAQILEEKYDGDIPKTVEELMSIPGVGPKMGYLCMGIAWKKNVGIGVDVHVHRISNILGWCNTKTEEQTRLALQSFLPKDLWQEVNFMLVGFGQTICLPRGRRCNDCTLASKGLCPSAFQEKSLVKAKRSTSTKKVKKRSPSTSPEVDVIQDQKTVHEEVPTGLNELPPNALPGKKMKLESPLDDSQQETLTEEHYSKAAAQPLRRSRRTAAAASEYFSRQHLHDIEDLA; the protein is encoded by the coding sequence ATGGAGGAAAATGTCCCAGAGAACTGGGAAACTGTTTATAATGAGATTAAAGAGATGAAGCAAAAGGTGCTTGCGCCCGTGGATGAGCAAGGTTCACATACGTTAGGTGACAAAAGAACCCCGGAAGTCTTTCGATTTCAAACTCTTGTAGCTTTGATGTTGTCGAGCCAAACGAAGGATACAGTGCTTGGACCAACCATGAAGAGTCTGAAGGAGAATTTGCCGAAAGGATTGTGTCTTGAGGACATAAGAGAAATTGATGAGGATTCCTTAAACAAGCTCATTGAAAAAGTGGGGTTCCAtaacagaaaaacaatttatCTAAAACAAATGGCTCAAAtattggaagaaaaatatgatGGTGATATTCCAAAAACCGTTGAAGAGTTGATGTCTATCCCCGGTGTAGGCCCCAAGATGGGATACCTTTGTATGGGTATTGCctggaagaaaaatgtcGGCATTGGAGTCGATGTACATGTGCACCGCATTTCAAATATCCTGGGTTGGTGCAACACAAAAACAGAAGAGCAGACTCGGTTAGCTCTGCAAAGCTTTTTGCCAAAAGATTTATGGCAGGAAGTGAATTTTATGCTTGTTGGTTTTGGTCAAACGATATGCCTTCCAAGAGGGAGACGCTGTAATGATTGCACACTCGCTTCTAAAGGACTATGTCCAAGTGCATTCCAAGAGAAAAGTTTGGTGAAAGCAAAGCGCTCAACAAGTACGAAAAAGGTGAAGAAGCGTTCTCCTTCAACTTCCCCAGAGGTTGATGTGATCCAAGATCAAAAGACAGTACACGAAGAAGTGCCTACTGGCTTAAATGAGCTTCCTCCTAATGCTTTACCagggaaaaaaatgaagctgGAGTCTCCTCTTGATGATAGTCAACAAGAAACTTTAACGGAGGAACATTATTCGAAGGCTGCAGCTCAGCCATTAAGGCGGTCGCGTAGAACGGCCGCTGCTGCCTCTGAATATTTTTCCCGCCAGCACCTTCACGATATTGAAGACTTGGCATAA
- the spc3 gene encoding signal peptidase subunit Spc3: MLLDTTSNRASAFFSKLSSVFVLLCAIITVQNIVETPSAEQIHPANVHYAKYKPARFYHAFHNKKQNYAQVKFDLDADFSNLWTWNTKHVVVYLVASYPTEKHDLNDVVVWDRILSTPDESHLQVKNALSNLHAHPFNEYSNDFSNLEANYTMHWTVSPKLGFLTWGSGISSLAVPFTKI, from the exons ATGTTATTAGACACGACATCAAATCGGGCCAGTGCTTTTTTCAGCAAACTGTCTTCTGTGTTTGTGCTTTTATGTGCAATTATTACAGTCCAAAATATTGTGGAAACACCCAGTGCGGAGCAAATTCATCCAGCTAATGTTCATTATGCTAAATA CAAACCAGCCCGATTTTACCATGCCTTTCATAACAAGAAGCAGAATTACGCTCAAGTCAAATTTGACTTGGATGCCGATTTTTCAAACCTATGGACTTGGAATACCAAGCACGTTGTTGTCTACTTGGTAGCGTCCTACCCGACAGAAAAGCAT GATTTGAATGATGTTGTAGTTTGGGATCGCATATTGTCAACGCCGGACGAGTCCCATTTGCAAGTGAAGAATGCACTTTCGAATCTACATGCACATCCATTTAACGAGTATAGCAATGATTTTAGTAACTTGGAAGCAAACTATACAATGCATTGGACGGTGTCTCCAAAACTAGGATTTTTGACGTGGGGCTCTGGAATTTCGTCTTTGGCCGTACCTTTTACGAAGATTTAA
- the aps3 gene encoding AP-3 adaptor complex subunit Aps3 yields the protein MIYAIFIFNNKGNPRLTKFYTPIEESDQQRLLGEIYYSVSNRTAASCNFLESSLIAGKNRIIYRQYATLYFVFVVDEGESELGILDLIQVFVEALDRCFNNVCELDLVFKFQEIHAILAEIVSGGLVLETNLNEIVAASKSQMPKSKRSGGLNIGTTLSSFATRF from the exons ATGATATACgcaatttttattttcaacaaTAAAGGAAATCCTAGATTGACAAAGTTTTATACGCCAATTGAAGAATCAGATCAACAAAGGTTACTTGGCGAAATTTATTATTCAGTGTCTAACCGTACGGCTGCATCGTGTAATTTCTTGGAAAGCAGCTTGATTGCTGGAAAAAACAGAATTATATATCGTCAGTACGCTACATTGTATTTTGTGTTTGTGGTTGATGAAGGAGAAAGTGAGCTTGGGATTTTAGATCTCATTCAG GTCTTTGTGGAAGCTTTAGATCGCTGCTTTAATAATGTTTGTGAGTTGGATCTG GTCTTCAagtttcaagaaattcatGCAATTCTTGCCGAAATCGTCTCCGGTGGATTGGTTTTAGAAACcaatttgaatgaaatagTTGCAGCTTCGAAAAGTCAGATGCCGAAATCAAAGCGATCGGGGGGATTGAATATTGGTACCACACTTAGTTCATTTGCTACGAGATTTTAA
- the nup124 gene encoding nucleoporin Nup124, with amino-acid sequence MPPSSRNQRANKKVQRTPYERHESGNHRPYFSVLKATFASILRPFTSSWSNNAETETSNNKRASRSLLDPELNPHYLGRTPHIVRINNRSHIRTLDGIEGRSNESDLSSKQNTQDSVENQFSSRRGSVQLDLQPLKQRQFASERRLQPPPLTSSSAALLDILRSIRTNTGVGNSPRAFASSQSSTGQRNENNVPSQRNGHRSSSKRDRPQSPGSEITKFDATRTDDKVVPSYSSDEHTSSDQKLHQPNGASRTEPKPKRTKREELETKTVTSSLKEVRKEKLRQELIPLVYETLERIDLKKQKQVNAEVQTEEQPGNLNSVNKQDFVSQYEYSFPSGGNKKRVRAAFSALDEDLDELFDKDEDSTVSNTTSRSTAKHNESLVSGPDKKPPKILLPHLGPTFEQLQSSLSPKRTQPGTQESAIALPTDIPNTSEKETKTPKTADSTTETPFKPAEPQPINTLKSLAALPDKDDTVKPPESSSGKIPKFEFKPVTKNTEVEDKEGQNKTAVFSFGESSDNVNKTFGQTTFTTEKPSAPKKPFAFGPVEKDPTKETAEAPNLSFNFKPTSTNKNEQAPAPSFSFGQISEEKEPKESKKPSFSFGLPSQQQPPKPTTPSFTFGETADNKPSDTSFKPPFSFGQLAPNKKLDEQNDKVADSTRTDKKDPNVPKLSFSFGQQSEKKEPSDSKPAFSFGQTATAATSQSPSSVFSFGKPSTDQKSTGSISGPFANAAPPMKTETPKFTFGQTTERNDAGSNIAEDKSEQTPKPAFSFGQSLKDEEKNKKAKPSFSFGQSLSKDESKESTVPSSDTNAAKPAFTFGQPTGLATSAATKPAFSFGGPQKKDEATGNEQPSTSIFSFSKPSEVGMKDNTDPVNKSSAEVKPTTSVFSFGSNTTSNAFNPAEKPTPFFTGITGNTSSTLTPNKENRGPFGKTEPNEQEKAKPFNNTSTEKPFLFSKTTESEKQKAAQPTTPFTFGSTADPPATAFGSTPSNTAINGIAQNSAFPINSSSSAPGFGTPSTANTQPPKTSDASAPSGFGSGFSQPGSQPAGGFGSSAFGNNSLPFSSKPKADSDGLKNTTAFGSTTQPPSAGFTFGASGNTTPSAFGAANPSGFNTNIGSTEPSLNFGTSQPPNPPNAGFSFGGSGTPAFSAGSSAAQSPAPQPQGGIQFNLGSTNEQPNPPTGRKIAVPRSRRKR; translated from the exons ATGCCTCCGTCTTCAAGAAATCAACGtgcaaataaaaaggtaCAAAGAACTCCTTATGAAAGACATGAATCGGGTAATCACCGTCCCTACTTTTCGGTTTTAAAGGCCACATTCGCCTCCATTTTACGACCATTCACCTCGAGCTGGTCGAACAATGCTGAAACCGAAACGTCTAATAATAAGAGAGCTTCAAGAAGTCTTTTGGATCCTGAATTGAATCCCCATTACTTGGGCCGAACTCC TCATATTGTACGCATAAATAACCGTAGCCACATTCGCACACTTGACGGAATTGAAGGAAGGTCGAATGAAAGTGATTTATCTTCCAAGCAAAATACCCAAGATTCTGTAGAAAATCAATTCTCCTCTCGTAGAGGTAGTGTGCAGTTAGATTTGCAGCCATTGAAACAGCGTCAATTCGCTTCTGAACGTCGGCTGCAGCCACCACCGttaacttcttcttctgctGCTTTGCTCGATATTTTGCGCTCTATTCGAACAAATACTGGTGTCGGGAACAGTCCTCGAGCATTTGCTTCATCTCAATCATCCACTGGTCAACGTAACGAAAATAATGTGCCCTCACAGCGTAATGGGCACCGTTCTTCTTCCAAGAGGGATCGTCCGCAAAGTCCGGGTTCAGAAATTACAAAGTTTGATGCTACAAGAACTGATGACAAAGTAGTTCCAAGCTATTCTTCAGATGAACATACTTCATCAGATCAAAAGTTGCATCAGCCTAATGGTGCCAGTCGTACTGAACCAAAACCCAAGAGAACCAAGAGGGAAGAGCTGGAGACCAAAACTGTTACTTCATCTCTTAAAGAAGTTAGGAAGGAAAAATTACGTCAAGAGTTAATTCCTCTTGTTTACGAGACTCTTGAACGCATcgatttaaaaaaacaaaagcaggTAAATGCCGAAGTCCAGACTGAAGAGCAACCCGGTAATCTAAATTCCGTAAATAAACAGGATTTCGTTTCTCAATATGAATACTCATTTCCTTCAGGAGGTAATAAAAAACGCGTGAGAGCTGCTTTTTCCGCACTAGATGAAGATTTAGACGAACTTTTTgacaaagatgaagataGCACTGTGTCTAATACTACTTCTCGTTCTACAGCAAAGCACAATGAATCTCTAGTTTCTGGTCCTGATAAAAAACCTCCTAAAATTTTGCTTCCTCACTTAGGCCCTACTTTCGAACAACTACAATCTTCATTGTCACCAAAACGAACGCAACCTGGTACACAGGAGTCAGCAATTGCTTTGCCAACTGATATCCCCAATACCTCAGAGAAGGAAACTAAGACACCCAAGACAGCCGATTCCACTACAGAAACTCCATTTAAACCAGCAGAACCACAACCTATAAATACTCTCAAGAGCCTTGCAGCATTACCCGATAAGGATGATACCGTTAAACCTCCAGAGAGTTCGTCCGGTAAAATACCAAAATTTGAGTTTAAGCCCGTTACTAAAAATACTGAAGTTGAAGATAAAGAGGGTCAGAACAAAACTGctgtattttcttttggtgaATCGTCTGATAATGTCAACAAGACATTTGGTCAAACCACCTTCACAACTGAAAAACCTTCAGCTCCTAAAAAGCCTTTTGCTTTCGGGCCGGTTGAGAAGGATCCTACTAAAGAAACCGCTGAGGCTCCAAACCtttcattcaatttcaaGCCTACttcaacaaacaaaaacgaaCAAGCCCCTGCTCCCTCGTTTAGTTTTGGCCAGATatctgaagaaaaggaacccaaagaaagtaaaaagcCTTCATTTAGTTTTGGTCTTCCTTCTCAGCAACAGCCGCCCAAGCCTACTACTCCGTCGTTTACGTTTGGTGAAACCGCTGACAATAAGCCATCAGACACTTCGTTTAAACCTCCATTTAGCTTTGGCCAGTTGGCACCTAATAAGAAGCTGGATGAACAGAACGATAAAGTTGCTGATTCAACACGGACCGACAAAAAGGATCCAAATGTTCCCAAGTTGAGCTTCAGTTTCGGACAACAGTCTGAGAAGAAGGAGCCTTCTGACTCAAAACcagcattttcttttggcCAAACTGCTACAGCAGCCACATCGCAATCTCCGTCTTCCGTATTTAGTTTCGGCAAACCAAGTACAGATCAAAAAAGTACTGGCAGTATAAGTGGACCTTTCGCAAATGCTGCACCTCCAATGAAAACGGAAACCCCGAAGTTCACATTTGGACAAACTACTGAACGAAACGATGCCGGGTCAAATATTGCAGAAGATAAAAGCGAGCAAACACCAAAACCGgcattttcatttggacAAAGTCTCAAGGATGAagagaagaacaaaaaggCAAAACCTTCTTTCAGCTTCGGACAATCTTTATCCAAGgatgaaagcaaagaatcAACAGTTCCCTCTTCCGATACTAATGCTGCGAAACCTGCTTTTACTTTCGGTCAACCCACTGGCCTAGCAACGTCAGCTGCTACTAAGCCTGCATTTAGTTTTGGAGGCCCTCAGAAAAAGGATGAGGCTACTGGAAACGAACAGCCTTCTACTTCtatattttcgttttccaaGCCCTCTGAAGTTGGTATGAAGGATAATACTGATCCTGTAAACAAGAGTTCTGCGGAAGTGAAGCCAACTACTTCcgtattttcttttggttctAATACGACTTCAAATGCGTTTAATCCTGCAGAGAAGCCGACTCCTTTTTTTACTGGTATAACCGGAAATACTTCAAGCACTTTGACACCAAACAAGGAGAACAGGGGTCCTTTTGGTAAAACAGAACCTAATGAGCAAGAGAAGGCTAAACCCTTTAATAATACTTCTACTGAAAAAcctttcttgttttcaaaaacaacgGAATCTGAGAAACAGAAGGCTGCTCAACCAACTACCCCATTCACGTTTGGTTCTACTGCTGATCCTCCTGCTACTGCTTTTGGCTCAACCCCGTCTAACACGGCTATCAACGGAATTGCCCAAAATTCCGCATTCCCAATTAATAGCAGTAGTAGTGCACCAGGATTTGGAACGCCGAGTACAGCTAATACCCAACCACCGAAGACAAGCGACGCTTCTGCGCCGTCTGGTTTTGGAAGTGGTTTCTCGCAACCCGGCTCCCAACCTGCTGGGGGTTTTGGATCGTCGGCATTCGGAAATAATAGTTTACCCTTCTCTTCGAAGCCAAAAGCTGATTCCGAtggtttgaaaaatacaacCGCTTTCGGTAGCACGACCCAACCACCATCAGCAGGCTTCACATTTGGAGCTTCGGGTAACACGACTCCTTCCGCTTTTGGGGCAGCTAACCCTAGTGGATTTAACACCAATATTGGTAGTACGGAGCCTTCTCTTAACTTTGGTACATCGCAGCCCCCTAATCCACCCAACGCAGGATTCTCGTTCGGTGGAAGCGGTACACCTGCTTTCAGTGCTGGTTCAAGTGCTGCACAATCTCCAGCCCCTCAACCTCAAGGCGGTATACAGTTTAATTTGGGATCGACTAATGAGCAACCAAACCCTCCTACTGGAAGGAAGATTGCAGTTCCTCGAAGCAGAAGAAAACGCTAA
- the cwf19 gene encoding complexed with Cdc5 protein Cwf19 → MASDEHLSRRNEEKESSSRFDRRDREYRHRRRHEQDEREIRRKERRERSHSPRRKRSHDDETLHKRDAEKDFARKNDYFQSRFAGGSGSQGNDSGLGNLEGMDFGMYGKRMSKEHMHEEPKDTPGRFRRATQSDRPSNNTTTDFQEQQHVKTERVEYKIGDNGSRWRMMKLRRVFDMAKDSQRPVEDVAFERYGSLEDFDDALEEKEELECRKATGKTQKIAPTGEKYRSRLEYGQKNKPPVSESATKPTQDELNKVKAQILRAQTKGSSDYEALKQQYDTMYKSYEDSFKGNNQDNNQSRLKSFSNKSDPSIEEMVQEEKLLNKLDKHGLSKDYAKRITKDSRYSNDLEYLDENANRLADRMNRREINVDEIFQGGNLSKMNRALDDCPLCMNANSQPLAPVIALSHRIYLSLPTKPELAKYHCLIVPTNHRVNVLSCDEDEWDEIRNFMKCIALMFDSMGMGVIFYENAPTPTRYRHTAIECVPVPKRTLSLAPAYFREAILTSDDEWSQHRKIIDTMGGAEKYGKYAFRKMMVKELGYFHVWFTVDGGYGHVVENEKLWGRHDQVPRQVFASMLNLPTEFIRRRGKWTGVRDPAEDVFRARFHPFDWTQSLLE, encoded by the exons ATGGCTTCAGATGAGCACTTAAGTAGGaggaatgaagaaaaagaatcatctTCTCGGTTTGATAGACGTGATCGTGAATACCGCCATAGACGACGCCATGAGCAGGACGAACGCGaaataagaagaaaagaacggCGTGAACGGTCACATAGTCCTCGAAGAAAGCGTTCCCATGATGATGAAACCTTGCATAAACGAGATGCTGAGAAAGATTTTGCACGGAAAaatgattattttcaatCTCGTTTTGCTGGAGGCAGTGGCTCACAAGGGAACGATTCTGGACTCGGAAATTTAGAGGGAATGGATTTTGGAATGTATGGGAAGCGTATGTCGAAAGAACATATGCATGAAGAACCTAAAGATACTCCGGGTCGATTTCGGAGAGCTACCCAATCCGATCGTCCTTCCAACAACACAACTACGGATTTTCAAGAACAGCAGCACGTGAAAACCGAACGTGTTGAGTATAAAATTGGTGACAATGGTTCACGCTGGAGAATGATGAAGCTTCGACGTGTTTTCGATATGGCAAAAGACAGTCAGCGACCTGTCGAAGATGTAGCATTTGAAAGGTATGGCTCTTTAGAGGACTTTGATGATGCTTtagaggaaaaagaagagttaGAGTGCCGAAAAGCGACCGGAAAAACTCAGAAAATTGCACCAACAGGTGAAAAGTATCGGAGTCGTTTAGAGTATGGGCAGAAAAACAAGCCACCGGTATCGGAATCTGCAACTAAGCCTACTCAGGATGAACTGAATAAGGTAAAAGCGCAGATTTTACGTGCCCAGACGAAAGGGTCATCCGATTATGAAGCGTTAAAGCAGCAATATGATACCATGTATAAAAGTTATGAGGATTCATTCAAAGGCAACAATCAGGATAACAATCAATCTCGCTTAAAGTCTTTCTCCAACAAAAGCGACCCGTCTATCGAAGAAATGGTTCAGGAGGAGAAGCTTTTAAACAAACTAGACAAGCATGGGTTGAGCAAAGACTATGCAAAGCGTATTACCAAAGATAGTAGGTACTCAAATGATTTGGAATATCTCGACGAGAACGCAAATAGATTGGCCGATCGTATGAATCGAAGGGAAATCAACGTGGACGAAATATTCCAAGGAGgaaatttatcaaaaatgaatcGCGCGCTCGATGATTGTCCATTATGTATGAATGCTAATTCACAGCCACTGGCACCTGTCATTGCATTGAGTCATCGTATATACCTTTCGTTACCGACAAAGCCTGAATTAGCAAAGTACCATTGCTTAATTGTTCCCACTAATCATCGTGTGAATGTGCTATCCTgtgatgaagatgaatgGGACGAGATTCGT AACTTTATGAAATGCATCGCTTTAATGTTTGATTCTATGGGGATGGGTGTTATTTTCTACGAAAACGCACCTACACCTACAAGATACCGTCACACTGCAATCGAATGCGTGCCTGTGCCCAAACGCACGCTTTCTTTAGCACCAGCTTATTTCCGCGAAGCCATTTTAACTTCTGATGACGAATGGTCTCAGCACCGCAAAATCATCGATACCATGGGAGGTGCTGAAAAATATGGAAAATACGCTTTCCGTAAAATGATGGTGAAAG AATTGGGCTATTTTCATGTTTGGTTCACGGTAGATGGAGGCTATGGGCATGTCGtcgaaaatgaaaaactaTGGGGACGACATGATCAAGTTCCGAGGCAAGTGTTTGCGAGTATGCTAAATCTTCCGACAGAATTCATACGAAGGAGAGGCAAATGGACTGGTGTAAGGGATCCAGCAGAAGATGTTTTTCGAGCGcgttttcatccatttgaTTGGACTCAAAGCTTGTTGGAATAA
- the hfl1 gene encoding organic solute transmembrane transporter, whose translation MENEIVALCGIFVLISLALSIISISSHLKNYRKPVLQRSVVRILLMIVTYSIVSFLTVYNERIGAFFEPFREIYEAFALYCFFCLLIDYLGGERAAVIILHGHLPRPRLWPMNHIQSDIDLGDPYTFLSIKRGILQYTWIKPFLIIATLLSRALGVYEDEDKPVYITAALWIGLLYNISITISLYSLTTFWVCLHEELAPFRPFPKFLSVKAIIFASYWQQTLLSVAGWLGILPRKHGIFILLDQNVLMCLEMPFFALSHWHAFRIKDYITPSWISCSRMPIFRAWKDVVGFKDVWCDSIQTLQGDRYVYENFEPAECQVPSRHDARLNRTTHGLRYSQGGQRKFWVSRYDQSRVRLINNNDSQNSPASNMTYFSIPGLYSESQHYEGGICFDIDDEMESLYAQAKGMPFGDYNYPVLPIPTVSETNSVRRSLSET comes from the exons ATGGAAAACGAAATTGTCGCTTTATGCGGCATTTTCGTCCTTATTTCACTGGCTCTATCAATCATCTCCATCTCTTCTCacttaaaaaattatagAAAACCCGTTTTGCAGCGCTCTGTAGTAAGAATTTTGTTAAT GATCGTTACTTATTCtatcgtttcttttttgactgtatataatgaaagaattggaGCCTTTTTTGAACCTTTCAGGGAAATCTACGAG GCATTCGCACTctattgtttcttttgtttgctaaTTGACTATCTGGGTGGTGAAAGAGCCGCTGTAATCATTTTGCATGGGCATTTACCACGCCCTCGTTTATGGCCTATGAATCATATTCAGAGTGATATTGATTTAGGCGATCCTTACACATTTCTTTCTATCAAGCGAGGTATTTTACAGTACACATGGATAAAACCATTTCTCATTATAGCTACACTCCTAAGTAGAGCGTTGGGAGTCTATGAAGACGAAGACAAGCCCGTTTATATAACAGCAGCTTTATGGATTGGCTTACTGTACAACATTTCCATTACTATCTCTCTCTATTCTCTAACAACATTTTGGGTCTGCTTACACGAGGAGCTGGCTCCGTTTCGACCTTTCCCGAAATTTCTCTCCGTAAAAGCCATTATTTTCGCCTCATATTGGCAGCAAACTCTATTGTCCGTCGCCGGCTGGCTTGGTATTTTACCAAGAAAACATGGAATATTTATCTTACTAGACCAGAATGTTCTTATGTGCTTGGAAATGCCTTTCTTTGCATTGTCTCATTGGCATGCCTTTCGTATTAAAGACTATATAACTCCATCATGGATATCGTGTTCAAGGATGCCGATTTTTAGAGCCTGGAAAGATGTCGTGGGATTTAAAGACGTCTGGTGCGACAGTATTCAAACATTACAAGGTGATCGATATGTATATGAGAATTTTGAGCCTGCTGAGTGCCAGGTCCCCTCAAGACATGACGCACGATTAAATCGGACAACCCACGGGCTGCGTTATAGTCAAGGAGGCCAAAGAAAGTTCTGGGTTTCCCGATATGATCAATCACGCGTACGTTTAATAAACAACAACGATTCCCAAAACTCTCCAGCATCAAACATGACCTACTTTTCTATTCCTGGCCTATATAGCGAATCTCAGCATTATGAAGGGGGCATATGTTTTGATATAGACGACGAGATGGAATCGCTTTATGCTCAAGCAAAGGGTATGCCTTTCGGTGACTACAATTATCCAGTGCTTCCAATCCCGACTGTTTCAGAAACCAACTCTGTAAGAAGAAGCCTTTCAGAAACATGA
- the phf2 gene encoding Lsd1/2 complex PHD finger protein Phf2, whose translation MSGAPYYEDDGESLNPGPYPFPFDDERRFQNSLHQAIFHEDDPGRGSAGDSALIDPPFHDISKSNVNAANPMETDFSQFQPASKEQDFHPLSNNGSKDDLLLTEDDDGLKDKGRMPSSTSPLHAESGSPKSHEAHIKRNTPLPPHGASPLPPMSIAMNFARKKAWPASLAIERDNTADAIFSREEGKEEQFTLEGVKTKSGRKVHRPNHFDPLVKLPTRKRGPGRRPTIALTMKCCICQRLQSPPKNRIVFCDGCNTPFHQLCHEPNIADSLLDSSNAEWFCNACSLRKHQKPLSMGSTAKELSLSMEERKSYLFSLPTSHLVDILLTCEQTHPELPIISPKAASFIQSSKQEKAPAVHPEVLPQSDFANISSDPNEVSQANLQGLTSSSFNLSSATDPVASQDHIFQFSEKESIPSISEYMQTHSNADEVMLEVLEKFPAVASLDSIIGYIHSNYADKHINNSDIIRTLNRLVRKGRVLRDATGISYELDRTFDRQKPSIRNDISVTGPIPIDFMLYTPNTDELEESFCTHYVFNDSAVL comes from the exons ATGTCTGGAGCACCGTATTATGAAGATGACGGCGAGTCATTGAATCCTGGACCTTATCCTTTTCCATTTGACGATGAACGTAGATTTCAAAACTCCTTGCATCAAGCTATTTTTCATGAGGATGATCCAGGGCGTGGTAGCGCTGGCGATTCGGCTTTAATTGACCCACCGTTTCATGATAtatcaaaatcaaatgtGAACGCGGCCAATCCCATGGAAACTGACTTTAGCCAATTTCAACCAGCAAGCAAGGAACAAGATTTTCATCCGTTATCGAATAATGGTTCCAAGGATGACTTGCTGTTAACCGAAGATGACGATGGACTGAAAGACAAGGGAAGGATGCCTTCTTCGACCAGTCCGCTTCACGCAGAAAGTGGTTCTCCAAAAAGTCATGAAGCCCACATCAAGAGGAATACCCCATTGCCGCCTCACGGAGCATCGCCTCTCCCTCCAATGTCCATTGCCATGAATTTTGCCCGGAAAAAAGCTTGGCCAGCAAGTTTAGCAATTG AACGTGATAATACCGCTGATGCCATTTTTTCGAGAGAAGAAGGTAAAGAAGAGCAATTTACTTTAGAAGGTGTCAAAACAAAGTCGGGACGTAAAGTTCATCGACCTAATCATTTCGATCCTTTGGTGAAGTTACCGACCAGAAAACGTGGCCCTGGTCGGCGGCCTACAATTGCTTTAACCATGAAATGTTGCATATGTCAACGCTTACAATCACCACCTAAAAATCGCATTGTTTTCTGCGATGGTTGTAACACCCCGTTTCACCAGCTCTGTCACGAACCAAACATAGCTGATTCTCTATTGGATTCTTCTAATGCTGAATGGTTTTGCAACGCCTGCTCACTACGAAAGCATCAAAAGCCCTTGAGTATGGGTTCCACTGCAAAGGAATTGAGCTTGTctatggaagaaagaaagtctTACTTATTCAGCTTACCAACGTCACATTTGGTTGACATTTTACTCACGTGTGAGCAAACTCATCCAGAGTTACCAATTATAAGTCCAAAAGCCGCCTCATTTATTCAAAGTtccaaacaagaaaaagcgcCCGCTGTTCATCCGGAAGTATTACCTCAATCAGACTTTGCTAATATTTCATCTGACCCCAATGAGGTTTCCCAAGCAAACCTTCAAGGGTTAACCTCCTCAAGTTTTAACTTGAGTTCTGCTACCGATCCAGTTGCTTCTCAAGATCatattttccaattttcagaaaaagagagTATTCCATCTATCAGTGAATACATGCAAACTCATAGTAATGCTGACGAAGTGATGCTTGAAGTATTGGAGAAGTTTCCGGCCGTTGCCTCGCTTGATTCTATTATTGGTTACATTCACAG TAATTACGCCGATAAACATATAAATAATTCAGATATTATCAGGACACTAAATCGGCTAGTGCGAAAAGGGCGTGTGCTTCGAGATGCCACTGGTATTTCATACGAATTGGACCGAACATTTGATAGACAAAAGCCGTCCATTCGTAACGATATATCTGTAACTGGACCCATACCCATTGATTTTATGTTGTACACGCCAAACACCGACGAATTAGAAGAATCTTTTTGTACTCATTATGTTTTCAACGACTCAGCTGTACTTTAG